The following coding sequences lie in one Sedimentibacter sp. MB35-C1 genomic window:
- a CDS encoding ATP-dependent metallopeptidase FtsH/Yme1/Tma family protein gives MVKMFASSNKKNESGGTSTFTEESKEAVGSTAYFEKRKSEEPKIQIGFDDVAGLEEIKEDLVDIIDFLNNEEKYHSMDAKVPKGILLYGPPGTGKTLIAKAIAGEARATFIYSSGSEFVEKYVGVGAKRVRMIFERARKESPSIIFIDEIDALGAKRNSESNNEKDQTLNQLLIELDGFNNTSNVIVIAATNRIDLLDEALLRPGRFDRKIYVGNPNYHSRLKILEVHTKNKPLDKKVQLKDIATKTHGFSGAQLANIANEAALRAIKEKSKKINLDNFEFAIEKIAAGLEIKHSTVSDKEKRIVAYHEAGHAAVAKILNIDKVQKISIIPRDKALGYVLKFPTEDKYLYTKKELCNKVTVLLAGRASEEVFIGEVSTGASNDLKESTNIIYEIICSYGMGKNTQNTCIDEKLFKYYLDNIKNEASDMAKEAYERAISIIRENEETVKRIAEYLIKNETMNSDQLDEIMRECKKKVLI, from the coding sequence ATGGTAAAAATGTTCGCTTCATCAAATAAAAAAAACGAAAGCGGAGGAACCAGCACATTTACCGAAGAATCTAAAGAAGCCGTAGGTTCGACGGCATATTTTGAAAAAAGAAAATCAGAAGAACCAAAAATTCAAATAGGCTTTGATGATGTCGCAGGCTTGGAAGAGATTAAGGAAGACTTGGTTGATATAATTGATTTTTTAAATAACGAAGAAAAATACCATTCCATGGATGCAAAGGTTCCAAAAGGAATATTGCTCTATGGTCCACCTGGAACAGGTAAAACTCTTATAGCAAAAGCAATTGCCGGTGAGGCTAGAGCAACCTTCATTTATTCCAGTGGTTCGGAATTTGTTGAAAAATATGTTGGCGTCGGAGCAAAACGAGTAAGAATGATTTTTGAAAGAGCACGTAAAGAATCGCCCAGCATTATTTTTATTGATGAAATTGATGCACTTGGAGCAAAAAGAAACAGCGAAAGTAATAACGAAAAAGATCAGACTCTTAACCAGCTGTTAATTGAACTGGACGGATTTAACAATACGAGCAATGTAATAGTAATAGCTGCCACTAATAGAATTGACCTTCTTGATGAAGCTCTCTTAAGGCCCGGAAGATTTGACAGAAAAATTTATGTAGGGAACCCAAACTATCATTCAAGATTAAAGATATTAGAAGTTCATACAAAAAATAAGCCATTGGATAAAAAGGTCCAGCTGAAGGATATAGCAACAAAGACGCATGGCTTTTCTGGTGCTCAGCTTGCTAACATTGCCAATGAAGCAGCTTTGAGGGCAATAAAGGAAAAATCCAAAAAAATAAATTTAGATAATTTTGAATTTGCCATAGAAAAAATAGCAGCCGGTCTGGAAATAAAACATTCAACAGTTTCTGACAAGGAAAAAAGAATTGTAGCATATCATGAAGCAGGTCATGCAGCAGTTGCTAAAATACTTAATATTGATAAAGTTCAGAAAATATCCATTATACCTAGAGACAAAGCATTAGGATATGTACTGAAATTTCCTACAGAAGATAAATATCTTTATACAAAAAAGGAGCTTTGCAACAAAGTTACTGTACTTCTGGCAGGTAGGGCTTCTGAAGAAGTATTTATTGGAGAAGTGTCCACAGGAGCCTCAAATGATTTGAAAGAATCCACAAACATTATATATGAAATAATATGCAGCTACGGTATGGGAAAAAATACACAAAACACATGTATTGATGAAAAACTGTTCAAATATTATCTTGACAATATAAAAAACGAAGCATCCGATATGGCTAAGGAAGCATATGAACGAGCTATATCCATTATAAGAGAAAACGAAGAAACCGTAAAAAGAATAGCCGAATACTTAATCAAAAACGAAACCATGAATTCAGATCAGCTTGATGAGATAATGCGTGAATGTAAGAAAAAGGTGCTGATATGA
- the pheT gene encoding phenylalanine--tRNA ligase subunit beta: protein MLVPIKWMKKYVDINTDDKTLSDKLTLTGSHVDAVIDYTKEVVNVVTGKIVELVKHPNADKLVVTQIDINKEEPVQIITGAKNVKVGDIVPVCLEGAVLPNGLKIKKTNFRGLPSYGMMCSYEELGFDDKVIPKEARDGIAILPAETELGKDIKEVLELDGSALEVEITFNRPDCLNIVGMAREAAATLGTKFKFPKIEIKNESGNIEDYLNAVEIDDENLCSRFYAKVIKDIKIGPSPLWMQRTLMDAGMRPINNIVDVTNFVMLELGQPLHAYNLEALEGRKLVARRAKKDEKIVTIDQNERKLDENMLVIADGVKPACIAGVMGGYHSEIGDDTKIMVLESANFNPKSIRETSKKLGMRSEASARNEKPMGYVMVELAAKRACQLIEMIGAGTVVGGYLEAGKNKYVPPVVTLRPHRVKWLLGIDIPVENMLSYLNKLEIESEFDGEKIVSKIPYFRTDIEQEADLIEEIGRLYGFENIASEPLRGSTRVGRKSDIRMLEDQIKEILCGMGLYEITTYSFISPKSYDNINASPDSELRNYVRILNPLGEDFSSMRTTLIPNMLEVVQRNSNRGVESAKLYEVGSIFIPREQPVVQEPYEKLKVCIGMYGNYDFYDMKGIIEGVLSRMGIAVGLKSVSDNPIFHPGRTAAMYVDDEYIGIYGEASPKVLENYGLEGKIYIAEVDVEMLLKHKNTGWKYAPLPKYPAMVRDIAVVVDDNVLVGDMITDIEKINPHLIESVKLFDVYKGDHIEEGYKSCAFSVTYRNKERTLKEKEVENIHKKILEELASKYEAKLR, encoded by the coding sequence ATGTTAGTACCTATAAAATGGATGAAAAAATATGTCGATATTAACACTGATGACAAGACATTATCAGATAAGTTAACACTTACGGGTTCACACGTTGATGCTGTAATTGATTATACAAAGGAAGTTGTAAATGTAGTAACAGGCAAAATAGTTGAGCTTGTAAAGCATCCTAATGCCGATAAGCTGGTGGTTACTCAAATTGATATTAACAAGGAAGAGCCGGTACAGATAATTACGGGAGCAAAAAATGTCAAGGTTGGAGATATAGTTCCAGTTTGTCTGGAAGGAGCAGTTCTTCCCAACGGACTTAAAATTAAAAAAACAAATTTTAGAGGCCTTCCTTCATACGGCATGATGTGCTCTTATGAAGAACTTGGGTTTGACGATAAAGTAATTCCAAAGGAAGCAAGAGATGGCATAGCTATTCTTCCAGCTGAAACTGAATTAGGAAAAGATATTAAAGAAGTACTTGAGCTGGACGGAAGTGCTTTAGAGGTTGAAATAACCTTTAACAGGCCAGACTGCCTGAACATAGTTGGTATGGCTAGAGAAGCAGCGGCAACTTTGGGAACAAAATTTAAATTCCCGAAAATAGAAATCAAAAATGAATCAGGAAACATTGAGGATTATTTAAACGCTGTTGAAATAGATGATGAAAATTTATGCTCGCGTTTTTACGCAAAAGTAATTAAGGATATAAAAATAGGGCCTTCCCCTCTTTGGATGCAAAGAACTCTTATGGATGCAGGCATGAGGCCTATAAACAATATTGTTGACGTAACTAATTTTGTGATGTTGGAGCTTGGGCAGCCTTTACACGCATATAACCTTGAAGCGCTTGAGGGAAGAAAGCTTGTGGCTAGGAGAGCTAAAAAGGATGAAAAAATAGTTACGATAGATCAGAACGAAAGAAAATTAGATGAAAATATGCTTGTAATTGCCGACGGAGTAAAACCTGCATGCATAGCCGGTGTTATGGGAGGTTATCATTCTGAAATAGGCGATGATACAAAAATAATGGTTTTGGAAAGTGCAAATTTTAATCCTAAATCAATAAGAGAAACTTCCAAAAAATTAGGCATGCGTTCTGAAGCATCCGCACGAAATGAAAAGCCTATGGGATATGTTATGGTGGAACTGGCAGCAAAAAGAGCATGTCAGCTTATTGAAATGATAGGTGCTGGAACTGTTGTTGGAGGATACCTTGAAGCGGGGAAAAATAAATATGTGCCTCCGGTAGTTACACTGAGACCGCATCGTGTCAAATGGCTGCTGGGAATAGATATACCTGTGGAAAATATGCTTAGCTATTTAAATAAGCTTGAAATTGAATCGGAATTTGACGGTGAAAAAATTGTAAGTAAAATCCCTTACTTCAGAACTGATATTGAGCAGGAAGCTGATTTGATTGAAGAAATAGGAAGACTTTACGGATTTGAAAACATTGCTTCGGAACCACTGAGAGGAAGTACAAGGGTAGGCAGAAAATCTGATATACGCATGCTGGAAGACCAGATAAAAGAAATATTGTGTGGAATGGGACTGTATGAGATTACTACATATTCGTTCATAAGTCCTAAATCATATGACAATATAAATGCTTCACCTGACAGCGAATTGAGAAATTATGTGAGAATATTAAATCCTTTAGGAGAGGATTTTAGCTCTATGAGGACTACATTGATTCCAAATATGCTGGAAGTTGTACAAAGAAATTCAAACAGAGGCGTTGAAAGTGCTAAGCTATATGAAGTAGGGAGCATATTTATACCAAGAGAGCAGCCTGTTGTACAGGAACCTTATGAAAAATTGAAAGTCTGCATAGGAATGTACGGAAATTATGATTTCTATGATATGAAAGGCATAATAGAAGGAGTCCTTTCAAGAATGGGAATAGCCGTAGGTTTGAAATCTGTATCTGATAATCCCATATTTCATCCGGGCAGGACTGCGGCAATGTATGTAGACGATGAATATATTGGAATTTACGGCGAGGCATCTCCTAAAGTTCTTGAAAATTACGGATTGGAAGGAAAGATATATATTGCTGAAGTAGATGTCGAAATGCTTCTTAAACATAAAAATACAGGCTGGAAATATGCGCCTCTTCCGAAATATCCTGCTATGGTAAGAGATATTGCGGTAGTAGTGGATGATAATGTCTTGGTAGGCGATATGATAACAGATATTGAAAAAATAAATCCTCACTTGATAGAAAGTGTTAAGTTATTTGACGTATATAAGGGCGATCATATAGAAGAAGGATACAAGAGCTGCGCATTCTCAGTTACCTATAGAAACAAGGAACGCACATTAAAAGAAAAAGAAGTTGAAAATATTCACAAAAAGATACTAGAAGAGCTTGCAAGCAAATATGAGGCAAAATTAAGATAA
- a CDS encoding murein hydrolase activator EnvC, with translation MFKKSVIYTLIAITVLSIFPVTAGGSIADLQYKQKQVENQIKELRNQADELKNEKRSIESEIKILDNELRALTLETEQYEMQKQEISMKIAESEQKILELTDEIDKNNKTLEDRLRVMYKNGTAGYMEVILNSENLIDALTRIDMIQLIVESDVDLLKSIGEQKVQVEQIKEDQEIKRMELTAVINNLNVKQNEVVIASRSKENYMTSLQGNIEEIQRQEAAMEEQSKQIERDILAAQRAVEYAGGELAWPVPGHTRITSEFGGRPHPITGVWSTHGGTDIAAPYGTPIVSANDGVVIYAGYHYSYGNYIIVDHGGGIATLYGHCSKLLASKGQAVSRGESIALIGSTGESTGNHLHYEVRVNGVRKNPMSYYE, from the coding sequence ATGTTTAAAAAAAGTGTTATTTATACTCTGATTGCAATAACTGTCTTAAGTATTTTCCCTGTGACTGCCGGGGGGAGTATAGCTGATTTGCAATACAAACAAAAGCAGGTGGAAAATCAAATTAAGGAATTGCGCAATCAGGCTGATGAACTTAAAAATGAGAAACGCAGTATAGAATCGGAAATCAAAATACTTGACAATGAGCTGAGGGCTTTAACTTTAGAAACTGAACAATATGAAATGCAAAAGCAGGAAATCAGCATGAAAATAGCTGAATCTGAGCAAAAAATCCTTGAACTTACAGATGAAATTGACAAAAATAATAAAACTCTGGAAGATCGTTTGAGAGTTATGTATAAAAACGGTACAGCCGGATATATGGAAGTCATTTTGAATTCTGAGAATCTAATCGACGCCTTAACCAGAATAGATATGATTCAGCTGATAGTTGAAAGCGACGTTGATCTGCTAAAAAGCATAGGCGAGCAAAAGGTTCAGGTGGAACAAATAAAAGAGGATCAAGAAATAAAAAGGATGGAATTGACTGCTGTAATCAATAATTTAAATGTAAAGCAGAATGAAGTTGTGATTGCTTCCAGGTCCAAGGAAAATTATATGACCAGTTTACAAGGCAATATAGAAGAAATTCAAAGACAGGAAGCAGCAATGGAAGAGCAGTCAAAACAAATTGAAAGAGATATACTGGCTGCGCAGCGTGCGGTTGAATACGCAGGCGGAGAACTGGCTTGGCCTGTTCCCGGGCACACAAGAATTACTTCCGAGTTCGGAGGAAGGCCTCATCCCATCACAGGAGTTTGGTCAACCCACGGAGGCACCGATATTGCTGCGCCTTACGGGACTCCAATTGTTTCAGCCAACGATGGTGTTGTAATTTATGCCGGGTATCATTATTCATACGGAAACTACATCATAGTTGACCACGGCGGAGGAATTGCTACGTTGTACGGGCACTGCTCAAAATTGTTGGCGAGTAAGGGACAAGCGGTATCCAGAGGAGAAAGTATTGCGCTTATAGGTTCTACTGGAGAATCTACAGGCAATCACTTACACTATGAAGTCAGAGTGAATGGCGTCAGAAAAAATCCGATGTCCTACTACGAATAA
- a CDS encoding RNA methyltransferase: MDIIKSRENSKIKYIRSLGSKKSRDEENAFIVEGIKFVNEAFIESAHIIYLLFKESALNKPEVQKLYNLSSSIGTDILICEENVFNSVSDTINSQGILAVIQKDENLNKIDSYKFAVMCDKIQDPGNLGTIIRTADAFGPAVVILNKGCVDVYNPKVVRASAGAIFRVPFKYADSDLKILDLLKISGFKIISAVVDSKQSFDDIEQSDKICVVIGNEGNGVSREIQSCSHMNITIKMSGNAESLNASIAAGISIYEIRKKLL, from the coding sequence ATGGATATAATAAAAAGCAGAGAAAACAGTAAAATTAAATATATCCGCTCACTTGGATCTAAAAAGAGCCGTGACGAAGAAAATGCGTTCATCGTTGAAGGAATTAAATTTGTAAATGAAGCATTTATAGAAAGTGCTCATATAATATATTTATTATTTAAAGAAAGCGCATTGAATAAGCCAGAAGTTCAAAAGCTATACAATTTGTCAAGTAGCATAGGCACCGATATATTAATATGTGAAGAGAATGTATTTAACTCGGTATCAGATACGATTAATTCTCAGGGTATTTTGGCAGTGATACAAAAGGATGAAAATCTAAATAAAATTGATAGCTATAAATTTGCTGTGATGTGCGATAAAATACAGGACCCGGGTAATCTTGGAACGATAATAAGGACTGCTGATGCATTCGGCCCTGCAGTTGTAATACTCAATAAAGGCTGTGTGGATGTGTATAATCCAAAAGTGGTCAGAGCTTCAGCAGGAGCTATATTTAGAGTTCCTTTTAAGTACGCGGATTCCGATTTGAAAATATTAGATTTGTTGAAAATTTCAGGCTTTAAAATTATTTCTGCTGTTGTTGATTCTAAACAATCATTTGACGATATAGAGCAATCAGATAAGATATGTGTCGTAATAGGCAATGAAGGGAATGGAGTTTCCCGGGAAATACAAAGTTGTTCACACATGAATATAACAATAAAAATGTCCGGCAATGCGGAATCGTTGAATGCATCTATTGCAGCAGGAATCAGTATTTATGAAATTAGAAAAAAATTGTTGTAA
- the pheS gene encoding phenylalanine--tRNA ligase subunit alpha produces MKEQLLKLKTEAVNRLKECKDNADIEKIRVKYLGKKGDLTLILRSMGNLSKEERPEMGKLANEVRSIIEEEIKTIKEYVSEKDQQKKIKSEMLDITFPGKVPEIGRRHPLIQVKEELESVFMRMGYDVISGPEIETVGHNFDDLNAPYDHPSRDKSDTFYISDDLVLRTQTSPVQIRVMKEGKLPIRMVCTGRTFRFDDVDDTHSPMFHQMECLVVDKGVTLANLKDSIDQFVKELFGSKVETRFRPHNFPFTEPSAEVDVSCHLCMGKGCPACHGTGWSMELLGCGMVHPNVLRNCGIDPEVYSGYAFGMGIDRVTMVKYGIPNIRLLFENDVRFLKQF; encoded by the coding sequence ATGAAAGAGCAGCTTTTAAAGTTAAAAACAGAAGCGGTGAACAGACTTAAAGAATGCAAAGACAATGCAGATATTGAAAAAATACGAGTTAAGTATCTCGGTAAAAAGGGAGACCTGACATTAATATTGAGATCAATGGGAAACTTGTCAAAAGAGGAAAGACCTGAAATGGGAAAACTGGCAAATGAGGTCCGTTCAATTATAGAAGAGGAAATAAAAACGATTAAGGAATATGTAAGTGAAAAGGATCAGCAAAAAAAGATTAAATCAGAAATGCTGGATATTACATTTCCGGGCAAGGTTCCTGAGATTGGCCGAAGACATCCTTTAATTCAAGTTAAGGAAGAATTGGAGAGTGTATTTATGCGCATGGGATACGACGTTATAAGCGGCCCTGAAATTGAAACAGTAGGGCATAATTTTGACGATTTGAATGCTCCATATGACCATCCATCAAGAGACAAATCAGATACATTTTATATCTCGGATGATCTTGTCCTGAGAACACAAACATCTCCTGTTCAAATCAGAGTGATGAAAGAGGGGAAACTGCCTATAAGAATGGTGTGCACCGGAAGAACATTTAGATTTGATGATGTTGATGATACACATTCTCCAATGTTCCATCAGATGGAATGCCTTGTGGTTGATAAAGGCGTAACCCTTGCAAATTTAAAAGATTCAATTGATCAGTTTGTTAAGGAGTTATTCGGTAGCAAAGTGGAAACTCGTTTTCGTCCGCATAATTTTCCGTTTACTGAACCAAGCGCAGAAGTTGACGTATCGTGTCACTTGTGCATGGGCAAGGGATGCCCTGCTTGCCATGGAACAGGATGGAGTATGGAACTTTTAGGATGCGGTATGGTTCACCCTAATGTTCTCAGAAACTGCGGAATTGATCCGGAGGTATATTCAGGTTATGCATTCGGCATGGGAATAGACCGTGTTACAATGGTTAAGTATGGAATCCCGAACATAAGGTTATTGTTCGAAAATGATGTTAGATTCTTAAAACAATTTTAG
- the infC gene encoding translation initiation factor IF-3, producing MIKELQINEQIREKEVRVIDSDGSQLGIISTKEALKIAESKKLDLVNVSPTAKPPVCRIMNYGKYKYAQAKKEKESKKKQKIINVKEIRMTPNIEEHDLGVKAKNACKFLEDGDRVKVVIRFRGRELGHMDAGREVLMQFAEITKEHSIIDKQPLVEGRNMIMFLSPKK from the coding sequence ATTATAAAAGAACTTCAAATCAACGAGCAAATTCGTGAAAAGGAAGTAAGAGTCATTGACTCTGATGGAAGTCAGCTGGGCATTATCAGCACTAAAGAGGCTTTGAAAATTGCTGAAAGCAAAAAATTGGATTTGGTTAATGTATCGCCTACCGCGAAACCGCCGGTATGCAGAATTATGAATTACGGAAAGTATAAGTACGCTCAGGCTAAAAAAGAAAAAGAATCTAAAAAGAAACAAAAGATTATAAACGTCAAAGAGATAAGAATGACTCCGAATATTGAGGAGCATGATTTGGGCGTTAAAGCAAAAAATGCATGCAAATTCCTTGAAGATGGAGACAGGGTAAAGGTTGTTATTCGTTTCCGAGGAAGAGAGCTCGGTCATATGGATGCGGGCAGGGAAGTGCTTATGCAGTTTGCAGAGATTACAAAAGAACATTCTATTATAGATAAGCAACCATTAGTTGAGGGCAGAAACATGATTATGTTTTTGTCACCCAAAAAATAA
- a CDS encoding TrkA family potassium uptake protein: MKQIIVIGCGRFGASAAKTLTKLGHDVMVVDQNADIIKEISEFVAHAVQMDAIDEASFRTIGLRNFDVAIVAIGSDTQASVMGTLIAKEAGVPIVIAKAANETHGRVLKKIGADKIIYPERDMGMRVAYGLVTPNILDVIEFSPDYSIVETVALAEWEGKSLKELNLSRKYGMTVIALKTYDEINIVPSSETVINHNDIVVILGSNDNLKVIGDIK; this comes from the coding sequence ATGAAACAGATAATAGTAATCGGATGCGGCAGATTTGGTGCTTCTGCTGCAAAGACACTTACAAAACTTGGACATGATGTTATGGTGGTTGACCAGAATGCAGACATTATAAAAGAAATATCGGAGTTTGTTGCGCATGCTGTTCAAATGGATGCCATTGATGAAGCATCGTTTCGAACCATAGGGCTTAGAAATTTCGATGTTGCAATAGTAGCAATAGGCTCCGACACTCAGGCTTCAGTTATGGGAACTCTGATAGCAAAGGAAGCGGGAGTACCGATTGTAATAGCAAAAGCAGCAAATGAAACTCATGGAAGAGTGCTGAAAAAAATCGGGGCAGATAAAATTATTTATCCGGAGAGAGATATGGGTATGCGGGTTGCATATGGACTGGTTACTCCCAACATATTGGATGTAATAGAATTTTCGCCTGACTACAGCATAGTTGAAACGGTAGCTCTTGCAGAATGGGAAGGTAAGTCTCTTAAAGAATTAAACCTTTCAAGAAAGTACGGGATGACTGTAATTGCATTAAAAACATATGATGAAATAAATATTGTTCCTTCTTCTGAAACAGTAATAAATCATAATGACATTGTTGTTATACTTGGAAGCAACGATAATCTGAAAGTTATTGGAGATATTAAGTAA
- the rplT gene encoding 50S ribosomal protein L20 yields MARVKRAVNAKKNHRKVLKLAKGYYGAKSKLYKTANQAVMKSLSYAYVGRKLRKREFRQLWIARINAAARQNGLSYSKFINLLKQNNIEINRKMLSEMAIYDPAGFTSLVEQVKVN; encoded by the coding sequence ATGGCAAGAGTTAAAAGAGCTGTAAATGCTAAGAAAAACCATAGAAAAGTATTGAAACTTGCTAAAGGATATTACGGAGCAAAGAGTAAATTATATAAAACAGCTAACCAAGCTGTAATGAAGTCACTTTCATATGCTTACGTAGGAAGAAAGTTAAGAAAGAGAGAGTTCAGACAGCTTTGGATTGCTAGAATAAATGCAGCTGCAAGACAAAACGGTTTGTCATACAGCAAATTCATAAATCTTTTAAAGCAAAACAACATAGAAATAAACAGAAAAATGCTGTCAGAAATGGCGATTTACGATCCGGCAGGATTCACAAGCCTTGTAGAACAAGTAAAAGTAAACTAA
- the rpmI gene encoding 50S ribosomal protein L35 gives MPKLKTNRSAAKRFTKTGSGQIKRSKSGKNHFTGKKASKSIRNLRKSTLVSSADADRINKLLPY, from the coding sequence ATGCCAAAATTAAAAACTAACAGATCAGCAGCGAAAAGATTTACTAAAACTGGAAGCGGCCAGATAAAAAGATCAAAATCAGGAAAAAATCATTTTACAGGCAAAAAAGCTTCCAAATCAATTAGAAATTTAAGAAAGAGCACATTGGTATCTAGTGCTGACGCAGATAGAATAAACAAATTATTACCATATTAA
- a CDS encoding TrkH family potassium uptake protein, translated as MKYIVTKINQIKKNPYMVFFISFASIIFFGALLLVLPLASQNGKSVGFVNALFTSASATCVTGLTVVNTASHWTVFGKIVIITLIQIGGLGVMTMTAMISFFIGKRISLKTRILIMEERNVNELQGVVRLTKNILLFTFASELIGAMLLSTVFIKDYGVSKGIGFSIFHAISSFCNAGFDITGNSMVRYVDNFIITWSVCTLVVVGGIGYFVLWDIHASKNFHKLTLHSKLVLVTTSVLVVFGVVIIFILERNNPGTMGSLDISGKINASLFQAINPRTSGYNSVPLENLRMATVAIIIVFMFIGGSPASTAGGIKTTTMAVLIVSFYNLFRGKRDFEVFERRIMPETTIRAAAVLMVSLMLVIICSIVLSITEESAGFNYTDILFETVSAFATVGLSRGLTPYLSDVGKIMLTIVMLIGRVGPMTVAYAFLKQNRNIGNYTYPEGKVIIG; from the coding sequence ATGAAATATATTGTAACAAAGATAAATCAAATCAAGAAAAATCCTTACATGGTATTTTTTATTTCCTTTGCATCTATTATATTTTTTGGAGCGCTTCTTTTGGTTCTCCCTCTTGCGTCACAGAATGGTAAAAGTGTAGGATTTGTAAATGCACTTTTCACTTCCGCATCAGCTACGTGTGTAACAGGTCTTACAGTTGTCAATACAGCTTCTCATTGGACAGTGTTTGGTAAAATTGTCATTATAACATTGATTCAGATAGGAGGACTTGGTGTTATGACAATGACAGCCATGATATCATTCTTTATTGGTAAAAGAATATCACTGAAGACAAGGATACTAATAATGGAAGAGAGAAATGTCAATGAACTTCAGGGGGTTGTCAGGCTTACAAAGAACATACTTCTCTTTACTTTTGCTTCTGAATTGATAGGAGCAATGCTGTTATCTACTGTATTTATCAAAGATTACGGTGTTTCAAAAGGGATAGGTTTTTCTATATTTCATGCTATATCTTCTTTTTGTAATGCGGGGTTTGATATTACAGGAAACAGTATGGTAAGGTATGTGGATAACTTTATAATAACATGGTCTGTTTGTACTCTTGTAGTAGTAGGAGGAATAGGGTACTTTGTACTTTGGGACATACATGCAAGCAAGAACTTTCATAAGCTGACTTTGCATTCAAAGCTGGTTTTGGTTACAACCTCTGTGTTGGTTGTTTTTGGAGTAGTTATAATCTTTATTTTAGAACGAAACAATCCTGGAACTATGGGAAGCCTTGATATATCAGGCAAAATAAATGCTTCTCTGTTTCAGGCAATAAATCCAAGGACGTCCGGTTATAATTCAGTGCCTTTGGAAAATCTAAGAATGGCTACAGTGGCGATAATAATTGTATTTATGTTTATAGGAGGTTCTCCTGCTTCTACTGCAGGCGGCATTAAAACAACAACGATGGCTGTTCTGATAGTATCTTTTTACAATTTATTCAGGGGTAAGAGGGATTTTGAGGTGTTCGAAAGAAGAATAATGCCGGAAACAACTATAAGAGCTGCTGCGGTATTGATGGTTTCGCTTATGTTGGTGATAATATGTTCAATTGTGCTTTCAATAACTGAAGAGTCGGCAGGCTTTAATTATACGGATATACTGTTTGAAACAGTATCCGCATTTGCAACTGTCGGATTGTCAAGAGGATTAACACCGTATTTAAGTGATGTGGGGAAAATCATGCTGACAATAGTTATGCTTATAGGACGAGTGGGGCCAATGACAGTGGCGTATGCATTTTTAAAGCAAAACAGAAATATAGGAAATTATACCTATCCTGAAGGAAAGGTAATAATAGGATAA